From Xenopus tropicalis strain Nigerian chromosome 3, UCB_Xtro_10.0, whole genome shotgun sequence, the proteins below share one genomic window:
- the sia3 gene encoding homeobox protein siamois, with product MDCDIELEQIIGTALSLEEDYPEFSLPKMDKANVNTIRGSIDLLPAAQVQVPLQNTWQQTLLELYSVLGIPQEVKVGRTMHKIVRDDQSTSALSPGIKDKPSERSSCLKRPLWEEEERVCKKMKSEPEDLLPTLSARSRKRTIYTKEQTDFLQNQFDINPYPDFVSRCHIAQLTGVPEPRIQVWFQNRRARHLSKIHRSQEPTIQEASTLTGTQKLISHVHQSTNPRSPRSQDQYLPDMVTCMVTEL from the exons ATGGATTGTGACATTGAGCTAGAGCAGATCATAGGGACTGCACTGTCCCTAGAAGAGGACTATCCCGAATTCTCTCTTCCAAAAATGGATAAAGCAAATGTAAACACCATTCGTGGGTCTATAGATCTTCTTCCAGCCGCCCAAGTCCAAGTGCCGCTACAAAATACCTGGCAGCAGACTCTACTGGAACTTTACTCTGTATTGGGAATTCCTCAAGAAGTCAAGGTGGGCAGGACAATGCATAAGATTGTAAGGGACGATCAGTCAACATCGGCCTTGTCCCCTGGAATCAAAGATAAGCCAAGTGAGCGCTCCAGCTGCTTAAAAC GGCCTCTATGGGAAGAGGAAGAAAGAGTGTGTAAGAAAATGAAATCTGAGCCTGAAGACCTTCTGCCCACCTTGAGTGCCAGGTCAAGAAAGAGGACCATCTACACAAAGGAACAGACTGACTTCCTCCAAAATCAGTTTGATATTAACCCTTATCCGGACTTTGTTAGCCGGTGCCACATCGCTCAGTTGACTGGTGTCCCGGAGCCCAGGATACAG GTCTGGTTTCAGAATAGAAGGGCAAGACATCTCTCCAAAATCCACAGATCCCAGGAACCCACTATACAGGAAGCATCAACTCTTACAGGAACCCAAAAGTTAATCAGCCATGTACATCAAAGCACAAATCCACGGAGCCCACGGAGTCAAGACCAATACCTCCCCGACATGGTAACCTGCATGGTAACTGAGCTGTAG